The following proteins are co-located in the Pan troglodytes isolate AG18354 chromosome 5, NHGRI_mPanTro3-v2.0_pri, whole genome shotgun sequence genome:
- the LOC112209457 gene encoding histone H3.1, protein MARTKQTARKSTGGKAPRKQLATKAARKSAPATGGVKKPHRYRPGTVALREIRRYQKSTELLIRKLPFQRLVREIAQDFKTDLRFQSSAVMALQEACEAYLVGLFEDTNLCAIHAKRVTIMPKDIQLARRIRGERA, encoded by the coding sequence ATGGCCCGGACGAAGCAGACAGCTCGCAAGTCTACCGGCGGCAAGGCACCGCGGAAGCAGCTGGCCACCAAGGCAGCGCGCAAAAGCGCTCCAGCGACTGGCGGTGTGAAGAAGCCCCACCGCtacaggccaggcaccgtggcctTGCGCGAGATCCGCCGTTATCAGAAGTCGACTGAGCTGCTCATCCGCAAACTGCCATTTCAGCGCCTGGTGCGAGAAATCGCGCAGGATTTCAAAACCGACCTTCGTTTCCAGAGCTCGGCGGTGATGGCGCTGCAAGAGGCGTGCGAGGCCTATCTGGTGGGGCTCTTTGAAGACACCAACCTCTGTGCTATTCACGCCAAGCGCGTCACTATTATGCCTAAGGACATCCAGCTTGCGCGTCGTATCCGTGGCGAGCGAGCATAA
- the H2BC17 gene encoding histone H2B type 1-O translates to MPDPAKSAPAPKKGSKKAVTKAQKKDGKKRKRSRKESYSIYVYKVLKQVHPDTGISSKAMGIMNSFVNDIFERIAGEASRLAHYNKRSTITSREIQTAVRLLLPGELAKHAVSEGTKAVTKYTSSK, encoded by the coding sequence ATGCCCGACCCGGCTAAATCTGCTCCTGCCCCCAAAAAGGGCTCCAAGAAAGCCGTAACCAAGGCCCAGAAAAAGGACGGCAAGAAGCGCAAGCGCAGCCGCAAAGAGAGTTACTCTATCTACGTGTACAAGGTACTGAAGCAAGTCCACCCCGACACCGGCATCTCATCGAAGGCCATGGGCATCATGAACTCCTTCGTCAATGACATCTTTGAGCGCATCGCTGGCGAGGCTTCCCGCCTGGCGCATTACAACAAGCGCTCGACCATCACCTCCAGGGAGATCCAGACGGCCGTGCGCCTGCTGCTGCCCGGGGAGCTGGCCAAGCACGCCGTGTCCGAGGGCACAAAGGCCGTCACCAAGTACACCAGCTCCAAGTGA
- the H2AC17 gene encoding histone H2A type 1 — protein MSGRGKQGGKARAKAKTRSSRAGLQFPVGRVHRLLRKGNYAERVGAGAPVYLAAVLEYLTAEILELAGNAARDNKKTRIIPRHLQLAIRNDEELNKLLGKVTIAQGGVLPNIQAVLLPKKTESHHKAKGK, from the coding sequence ATGTCTGGACGTGGCAAGCAGGGCGGCAAGGCTCGCGCCAAGGCCAAAACCCGCTCCTCCAGAGCTGGGCTCCAATTTCCCGTAGGACGAGTGCACCGCCTGCTCCGCAAGGGCAACTATGCTGAGCGGGTCGGGGCCGGCGCGCCGGTTTACCTGGCGGCGGTGCTGGAGTACCTAACTGCCGAGATCCTGGAGCTGGCGGGCAACGCAGCCCGCGACAACAAAAAGACCCGCATCATCCCGCGCCACTTGCAGCTGGCCATCCGCAACGACGAGGAGCTCAACAAGCTGCTTGGTAAAGTTACCATCGCTCAGGGCGGTGTTCTGCCTAACATCCAGGCCGTACTGCTCCCCAAGAAGACTGAGAGCCACCACAAAGCTAAGGGCAAGTAA